In the genome of Actinomadura luzonensis, the window CCAGAATCACGGTTACGGACAGATGTCCGTACGACGGAGGGAGACCGGATGGTGGACGACGGGGGCGGGCCGCTGAAGGGCGTGCTGGTGGCCGACTTCTCCCGCATCCTGGCCGGGCCCTACGCCACGATGCTGCTCGCCGACCTGGGCGCCGACGTGGTGAAGGTCGAGGGGCCCGGCGGCGACGACACCCGCGGCTGGACGCCGCCGACCCGCGGCGAGGTCTCGACGTACTACCTGGGCGTCAACCGCGGCAAACGCTCGATCGCGCTCGACCTGCGCGACCCCGGCGACGCGGCGGCGGCCAGGGAGCTGGCCCGGCGCGCCGACGTCCTGATCGAGAACTTCCGGCCCGGCGGCCTGGCCAGGTACGGCCTCGACCACGCCGCCGTCAGCGCCGCCAACCCCGGCGTCGTCTACGCCTCCATCAGCGGCTTCGGCACGGGGCCCGGCGCCCGGGTGCCCGGCTACGACCTCATGGTGCAGGCCATGTCCGGCCTGATGAGCCTCACGGGCGACCCGGACGGGCCGCCGTACCGGGCCGGCATCTCGGTCTTCGACGTCATGGCCGGCAACCACGCCGTCATCGGCATCCTGGCCGCGCTCCGCCACCGCGAGGCGACAGGACGAGGGCAGCACGTCGAGGTCAACCTGCTGTCCTCGGCGCTCACCGGGCTGGTCAACCACAGCTCCGCGTACGTGGCGGGCGGGGTCGTGCCCTACCGGATGGGCAACGCGCACCCGAGCGTGTTCCCGTACGAGCCGCTGCCCACCGCCGACGACGACCTCATCGTCGCCGCCGCCAACGACGGCCAGTTCCGCAAGCTGTGCGAGGTGCTCGGCATCCCCGAGGTCGCCGACGACCCGCGCTTCGCCCGCAACGCCGACCGCACCGCCCGCCGCGACGAGCTGCGTCCCCTCCTGGTCGGGCGGCTGGCCGCGCGGGGCGCGGTCGAGTGGTTCGAGCTGCTGGTCGAAGCCGGGGTGCCGAGCGGGCCCATCCAGACGATCGACGGCGGGTTCGCCATGGCCGAGCGGTTCGGGCTCGATCCCGTGGTCGAGGTGGGCGAGGGCGAGCGGGCCACGCCGACCACCCGCCACCCCATCCGCTTCTCCGAGACCCCGGCCCGCTACCTGCTGCCGCCGCCCGAGCTGGACGAGCACGGCGCGGAGCTGCGCAAGTGGCTCGCCGGGCCGGACCGGCCGCTGGGCGGGGAGGCGACGTGAGCGAGCGCTCGTACCCGACCGCGCTCGGCGCCTCGACCCGCGACAGCATCACGCTGCTCGGCCAGGACCTGGCCGGGGACATCATGGGCTCGGTCGGCTTCGGCGAGCTGGCCTTCTGGCTGGCCGCGCAGCGCCGGCCCACGCCCGGCGAGACCCGCGTCTTCGAGGCGGTGCTGGCCGCGCTGGCCGACCACGGCTTCACGCCGACCGCGATCGTGACGCGGCTGACGTACCTGTCGGCGCCGGACAGCGTGCAGGGGGCGCTCGCGGCGGGGCTGCTCGGCGGCGGCTCACGCTTCCTCGGCGTCACCGAGGACTGCGGCCGCTTCCTGCACGACGTGCTGCGCTCCCATGAGGGGTCCCTGCCGGAGCCGGACGACGACGCCGGCTGGGACGCGCTCGCCCTGGAGAGCGTCCGGGCCCGCCGCGAGCGCCGCGAGCTGATCCCCGGCCTCGGCCACCACGTGCACAAGGACGGCGACCCGCGCACGCCCCGGCTGTTCGCGATCGCCGCCGAGGAGGGGCTGCTCGGCCCGCACCTGGCGCTGTTCGCCGCCGTCGGCCGCGTCCACCCCCGGGTGCTCGGCCGCACGCTGCCGCTCAACGGCGCCGGCGTCTGCGGGGCCGCGCTCGCCGACCTCGGCCTGCCGCTGGAGCTGCTGCGCGCCTTCGCGCTGCTGGCCAGGACCGCCGGGCTGATCGGGCAGCTCGCCGAGGAGCTGCGCCACCCGGTCGCCAACGACATCTTCCTGTCCGTGGACCTCAGCAACCGGTCCATCCCCCCAGAGCCGTTCGCCGACGGAGGTCTGCATGGCTGAGCTCGTCGCGGTCATCGCGTCCACCCACCATCCCTTCTACCACCGGGCCTCCACCGCGACGGGGCCGGACCGGCCGCCGTTCGCCGACGAGTGGGTCCGCAAGGTCGAGGCCTTCCGCGAGACCCTGACCAGGGCGGAGCCCGACGTCCTCGTCATGGTCGGCTCCGACCACTTCCACCAGCTCTGGCTGGACAACATGCCGCAGTTCCTGGTCGGCAAGGCGCCCCACTACGACGCCAACTGGTACAACGAGGAACGCGAGTTCGGCCTGCCCCGGATGCTTTTCACCGGCGAGGAGGACCTGTCCGCCCACCTCCTGCGCGGCGGCCTCGACCTGGGCTTCGACCTGGCCTTCTCCAACGAGCTGCGGATCGACCACTCGATCACCTGCCCGATCATCACCCTGCGCCCGCAGAACGACCTGCCGATCGTGCCCGTCTACACCAACATCTTCGCCCCGCCGCTGCCCAGGCCGAAGCGGTTCGTGCAGCTCGGGCAGGCCATCCGCGAGCTGGTCGAGTCGTGGCCGGACGAGCGGCGGGTGGCCGTCATCGGCACCGGGCACCTGTCGCTGGAGCTCGGCGGGCCCCGCCAGTTCGGGCCGCACGGCCCCGACCCCGCCTTCGACCGCAAGGCCGTCGAGTGGATCGCCGCCGGCGACCTGGAGGGCTGCCTGTCGGAGGTCACCCTGGACAGCCTGTGGAACCCCGGCAACGCCACCCACGGCTTCATGGACTTCATGCTGATGATGGGGGTCGCCGGCGAGGGCCGCAAGGCCGACTACACCGACACCTACGACCTGTTCCACACCATGGAGGCGTACTTCACCTGGTACCCGGACGGAGGCGGAGCCGCATGAGCAAGTACCTGCTCGACAAGTTCCTGTTCACCGTGGACCGCGATCCCGAGCTGGTCGAACGCTACCGGGAGCAGCCGCGGGCCACCGTCGAGTGGTGGGAGGCCGAGTACGCGGGCCGCCTCCTCGGCTGCCACGGCGGCGAGCGCTCCACCTGGCCGCGCTTCGACGTGGTCGAGCGGGAGGCCCTCGCCACCCACGACTACCCGAGGCTGTTCGAGCTGGGGGCGCACCCCTTCCTGACGCTGACGCTGTTCATCGCCATGTTCGAGCGGGACTACGACGAGCCGCTGGGGTTCCAGCACGAGTACGCCCGGCGCCTGGCCCACCACAGCCTGCCCTATCCGGACATCTCCACCTGACCGATCACCCTTGGGGAGCCGCCCGCATGCGTGCCGCGCAGATCGTGACGTGCGACCGGCCGCCGGTCGTCACCGAGTGGCCGGAGCCGGCCGCGCCGGGGCCGGGGGAGCGGCTGGTGCGGTTCCCGACCAGCGCCGGGATGGCGGCGGGCGACGGCAGCATGGCGGAGCTGGCCCGCGTCCCGGCCGAGGACTTGGTGGAGCTGCCCGCCGGGGCCGACCCGGTGGCGGTGGCGGCCCTCGGGCTGTCGGCGGTGGCCGCGTACCAGGCGCTGACCTGGCGGGGCGAGCTGGCGGCGGGGGAGCAGGTGCTCGTGCTGGGGGCCGGCCTCGCCGCCCGGCTCGCCGCCGCCTGCGACGGGCCGGTGGACCTGGTCCTCGACCCCCTGTACGGGGTGCCCGCCGCGGCGGCCGCCCGGACGCTGCGGCCGGGCGGGCGGCTGGTCAACCTCGGCGGGTCGGCGGGGGAGACGTCGCCGCTCGACTCCTCGACGCTCCGGAGCCGGTCGCTGCGGGTGCTCGGCTACACCAACAACGAGCTGACGCGGGAGCGGCGGGCGGCGGCTGTACGGCGGGTCGCGGAGCTGGCGGTGGCCGGGCGGCTGGGCGTGGCCTGCGAGCCGGTCCCCCTCGCCGACGCCCCGGCGGCCTGGCACCGCCAGGCCACCGGCACCGCCTCAGGCCGCCTGGTCCTGCTCCCCGCCCCCGCCTGACCTCGGCCACCGCTGCCGGCCGGGCTCCTGGGCTTCGGGCCGCCGGTCAGGGACGGCCGCTTGCCTGGCCTTCGGGCGGGTGCCCGAGGCGGCCGGCGTCGGTCACCACCTCGTGGATGAACGCGCCCGCCAGGCGGGGCACCTCGGCCGGGGCGGGCGCGCCGGCCGGGGCGGGGGAGCCGAGGCGGCGGGCGAGCGCCAGGCGCAGGAGCGGGTGCCAGCGCCCGCCGAAGACGTCCAGCGCGTACGCGACGCCCTCCTCCTTCGACACCACCTCCCCGGTGGCCACGGTGCGGTGCAGCCGGGGCGGCGACAACACCTGGGCCAGCGCCACCCGGTACGGCGACTGCAGCCGTTTGCGCGGCGGCCGGTCCGACGCGGCGCGCGTGGCGTAGCGGGCCCAGTGGCCGCGGAGCTGGGCGAGGGTCCAGGGGCGCAGCAGGCCCGGCTCCGGGTCGAGCCCCAGCGTGCCCGGGGCCGGGCCGCGGACGGCGATGCCGCGCTCGGCCAGCACCGTCCACATGACCGGGTTGACGTCGAAGCCCCGCCCCCGCCGGAACGACGGCCCGCTGTGCGAGGCCACCGGCCGGATGCGGGTGACGGGCAGCCCGAGGTCGGCCGCGGCGACGAAGACGGCGTTGACCGTGTGCGGGATGTGCGGGTGCCGGCGGGCGAGGGCGCGGCCCGCGGCGCCGAGGTTGCCGAGCTTGTGCAGCAGCGAAAGGCGGCGCAGCTCGCGCTCGCCGGGTCGCGCGGCCGGGTCCCGGCGCAGTTCGCGCTCGCCGGGTTGCGCGGCCGGGTCCCGGCGCAGCTCGCGCTCGCCGGGTCGCGCGGCAGGGTCGAGGACGGCCACCACGTCGATGTCGCTCACGTCCGGCCGCCACGCGCCGAGCGCGGCCGAGCCGACGACGTAGCACCCGGCGACCAGCCCCGGCGCCAGCCGGTCGGCGACCGCGAGGTAGCGGGAGACCGCCCGCGCCAGCTCGCCGGGCAGCGTCACGAGACCCCCGTCGCCTCGATGCCGCCTCGCGCGGCCGAGGTCGTGGCGGCCGCTGCCCGGGCTCTCACGAGCCGACCGTGACGTGGGGGACCGTCTCGTAGGCGGCCCAGTCGGCGCTGATCGCGCCGGCCGTGCGGAGCAGCAGCGGCAGGTGCTCCTCGGCCAGCCGCTCCACGGAGGTCTCCGCGGCGTGCGCGTTGACGTTGAGGGCGGCGATGACCCGGCCGAGGCCGTCGCGCAGGGGCGCGGCCACGCTGCGGATGCCGAGCGCCAGCTCCTCGTCCGTGATGGCCCACCCGCGGGCGCGGACCTCGCGGAGGGCGGCGTCGCGCTCGGCGGCGTCCGGCCGCCAGCGCGGCTCGACGCCGGACCGGCTCGGCTCGGCCAGCACCCGCTCGACCTCGCCCGGCGGCAGCGCGGCCAGCAGCACCTTGCCGAGGGAGGTCTGCAGGGCCGGGAACCGGGTGCCGATCTGCACCGACAGGGTGACGATCTTGGGGACGGCGACGCGGGCGACGTACACGATGTCGGAGCCGTCGAGCTGGGCGATCGAGCAGGACTCGCGCGTCTGCGCCACCAGCCGCTCCATGTGCGGCCGGGCCACCTCCCACAGCCCCATCGAGCGCACGTACGACACGCCGAGCTCCAGCACCCGTGGCGTCAGCGCGTAGCCGCCCCGCTCGCCGCGGGCGTAGCCCAGCTCCTGGAGGGTGAGCAGGATGCGGCGGGCGGTGGGGCGGGCCAGGCCGGCCGCGGTCGCGACCTCGGTGAGGGACATGACCGGCCGGCCCGGCCGGAAGCACCTGATGACGTCGAGGCCGCGGGCCAGCGCCTCGATGAAATCGGGGCCGGTGTCGGCTCGTGCCATGGAAACGCCTCCCTGCTCGGATCCCGCCGCTCCGACTCTAGACCGTCGGGGCGGGCCGTCCGCACAGCGGCGGCCGGGGCGGGCGCGGGTGAGCCCGTCCCAGCCGCGGCGACGGGTTGGGGTGCCGGGGCGAGGCAGGGAGGCGGTCGTTACGCGGACGGGTGTCCGGAGGCGGTCACAGGTCGGTGGCGATGATGCGCTCGATGTTGCGCTCGGCCAGCGCGGTGATGGTGACGAACGGGTTCACGGTCGTGTTGCCGGGGATCAGCGCGCCGTCGATGACGTACAGGCCGGGGTAGGCGGTCAGGCGGCCGTAGTTGTCGGTGGCCCTGCCGAGCACCGCGCCGCCGAGCGGGTGGTAGGTGAGGTGGTCGCCCCAGATCTTGTAGACGCCGAACAGGTCCGTGCGGTAGATCGTCCCCTCCTTGGCGTTGATCTTGTCGAAGATCATCTTGGCCATGTCGATGGACGGCTGCTTCCACGCGGTCTGCCAGCTCAGGTCCACCCGGCCGGCGGCGGCGTTCCAGGTGAACTCGGCGCGGTTGGGGTTCCTGGTGATCGACAGGTAGAAGGAGGCGAACGTCTCGATGCCCGTCGGCAGCGGCGCGACCTCGGCGAACGCGCCCCCGGCGGCCCAGTTGTCGATGCCGGCGCACGGGATCGCCGACTGCTGCGCGCCCGTCGGGTCCCACAGGTGGTTCGCCCGGCCGCACATGACGTTGCCGTTGTCGCCCCAGCCCTTGCCGACCTCGCCGTTCAGGCTCGGCAGCGCGCCCGTCGCCTTCAGCTTGACCAGCAGCTTGCTGGTGCCGACGCTGCCCGCGGCGAAGAAGACCCGCTCCGCGGTGACCGTCTTGGTGGCGGTGACGGCGCCGGTCGTGCCGAGCTGCTCGATCACCACCGCGTACCCGCCGGAGCCCGCCGGGGCGACCGAGGTGACGCGGTGCAGCGGCGAGATCGCCACCCGGCCGGTCGCCCTGGCCCGCGCCAGGTACGTCTTCTGCAGCGACTTCTTGCCGTGGTTGTTGCCGTACAGGATCTCGGCGTCCAGCGCCGACTTCGGGACGGTGCCCGCCTCCTCCTGCTTCATGTAGTCCCAGTCGTAGACGTCCGGGACGAACACGAACGGGAAGCCGGAGCGCTGCGCGTGCTTCCGCCCGACCCGCCCGTACTGGTAGTAGGCGGTCGTCTCGAACCAGGCCGGGTCGATCAGGCCGACGCCGAGACCGGCGTTGGCGCGCGGGTAGTACACGTCGTACATCTCGGCGGCGTTCACCGTGGGCAGCACGGAGGCGAAGTTCTCCCGCTTCGGGGTGACCGCCATGCCGCCGTTCACCAGCGAGCCGCCGCCGACGCCGCGGCCCTGGTAGACGGTGATGCCGGCGAACTCCTCGGCGTCCAGGACGCCGGTGTGACGCGGGATGTCGCGGTCGATGGGGAAGCCGAGGAAGTAGTTGAGCGGGGCCTTGGTGCGGGTGCGCAGCCAGTACGACCGGTAGTCGGGCTCCCGCGTGTTGCAGAAGATCTTGCCGTCGGCGCCCGGGGTGTCCCAGGCCATGCCCATCTCCACCATGTGCACGTCCACGCCCGCCTCGGCCAGGCGCAGCGCGGCCACCGAACCGCCGTACCCGGTGCCGATCACCAGGGCCGGGACGTGCGCGCCGTCCGCGATCGGCCCCGCGGCGGCCGCCCGCGCCGGGGCGGCCCTCCCCAGGACGACCGCCGCGCCCGCGCCCGCGATGAACCCGCGGCGCGAGACGCGCCCGCGTAAGGACGAGGTGTCGCTCATGCTGGTCTCCCTCTGATCATCTCGACGGGCTACTTGTCGTGGTGGGGTGCGGCGGGGGAGCGTCCCGGGCCGGGCAGCACGCACGCGGTGTCCAGGCCCAGCACCCGGTTGAGCCGGCCGAAGGCCCACCAGGAGCCGATGCACATGCTCAGCTCGACGATCTCGGCCTGGCTGTAGCGGGCGGTCATCCGCGCCCAGAACTCCTCGTCCAGGCCGTGGTGGTCGAGGGCGTAGCGTTCGGCGTACTCGGCGGCCAGGCGGGTGCGCTCGTCGAAGGCGTCCGTGGTGCGCCACTCGGCCAGCGCGTCGAGGAAGCCGTCCTCGACCTTCTGGCCGTCCCGCTCGGTGCGCCAGTCGAGGCAGAACGCGCAGCCGTTGAGCTGGGCGATCCGCAGCCGGGCCGCCTCGAACTCGCGCAGGCCGAGCGTCGTGTGCGCGTACACCGCGAGGGAGAAGCCGGCCGCGGCCGGGCCGATGCCGGGGACCAGCTCGCCCCACACGTACGCGATCGGGTCCTTGCCGTCGGGAACGTCGACGATCACGGGTGCTTCCTTCCGAGTCGGCCCGTCGCCGGGCGCAGCGGCACGTCGAGCGCGTCGTACAGGCCGGGCTCCGCCTCCGCGAGCCAGTCGAGGGCGTTGACCAGGCGGCCGGCGGCGGTGGCGTTGCCGCCCGCGGCGCGGTTGCCGTCCTCGTCCGTGGCCTCGACGGTCACCTCGATGCGCGGGCTGCCCTCGATGATCACCCGGTGCGCGCCGTCGCCGCCCGCCGGGGGCGCGGGCCAATCGGGGGCGCAGGAGGGGTGGATGCGGGTGACGTGCTCGACGACGATGCGCGGCTCGCCCTCCACCACGCCCTGCACCTCGAACCGGAGCGCGCCCTGCGTGCCCGCCTCGAACACGCCCATCGCCGGGGTGGTGACCGTCTCCTCCAGGGGGCGGCGCTCGACGTGCTCGCGGAGCTCGTCCAGCTCGGCCCCGAGCGCGCGGGCCATCAGTCGCACCTGGCCGCCCCACACCATGGACGGGACCGTGGGGGCGATCATGGGGGGCTCGTAGTCCATGGGCTGCCCCATGCCGACCAGGTAGCGCACCGAGTCCGGCTGGTCGTAGGCGGTGTAGTCGAAGATCTCCTGGCAGCGGACCGCGTCCACCCGCGCCCCGAGGCCGCTGACCAGCAGGGGCAGGACGTCGTTGCCCCAGCCGGGGTCCACCCCCGACACGAACAGCGAGCCGCCGCCCTCGGCGATCGCCTCCAGCACCCTCGCGCGCAGCTCGGGCGGGGCGTTGCGCTGGTCGTACAGGGCGTAGAGGGAGGGCGTGACGACCACGGCGCCGCCCCGGACCGCGCGCAGCACGTCGGCCAGGGCGTCGTCGGGACGGACGTCGCCGGAGGCGGCGTAGACGACGGCGCGGGGCCTGGCGGCGAGGACGGCGGCCACGTCGGTGGTGGCGGGCACGCCGAGGCGGACGCCGAGGCCGCTCAGCTCGCCGGCGTCGCGCCCGGCCTTGGCGGGGTCGTGGACGAGGACGGCGGCCAGCTCAAGGCCGGGATGCGCCTCGACGGCGCGGATGGCGGCGCGGCCGACGTTGCCGGTTCCCCAGATCACCGTGGACACCATGGGCGGAGCGTAACAAGCGCTTGGTTGACTGTATAGATCCCCGTCCGGACGCGATCAGGGCGCGGCCGGCAGCAGGGTGCCGACCAGGCGGCGCATGCGCTCGCCGAGCTCGGGCGAGCGCGGCCCGCGGGTGAGGACGAGCTGGTGCGCGGCCCCCACCAGGGCGAGCGCGAGGGAGGCCGGGTCGGCCTCGGCCGGCAGCCGGCCGAGACGCTGCTCGGCCTCCAGGTACGCGGTGAACAGCCGCTCGCCCGCGTCCGGCTCCAGCGTGCCGTCGCCGAGCGCCTGGGCGAGCCGCGGCACCACCGTGGGACGGGCGAGCGTGAGCCCGGCCAGCGCCAGCAGGTTGCCGGTCAGCAACGAGTCGATGGCCGCCAGCACGTTGCCCGCGACCGTGCCGGAGCCGGCCCGCACCGGCAGGTCGCGCAGCCGGCCGGTCGCCGCGCCCGCGCGGTCCACGATGAGCGCGGCGAGGAAGGCGTCGAGGTCGGTGAAGTGGTTGTAGAGCAGCCCGGTCGCGACGCCGGCCTCGCGCGTGATCGCCCGCCCGCTCATCCCCGAGGGCCCCTCGCGCAGCAGGACCCGCTCCGCCGCGTCGAAGAGCTGCTGCCGGACTTCGGGGATCGTGACGCCGCGCGGTGACATGGCCCGCACTCTACCGGTCGGGGCCTCGGGGGCTTGCGGTAAATGAGCACTCGCTCATACTGTATGAGCAAGTGCTCATTCTCGGTCGCAAGGGGTGGATCATGCGGAAAAGGGTCATCATCATCGGAGCCGGGATCGCCGGGCTGGCGGCCGCGCTGCGGCTCGGCCGCGACGGGTGGGAGCCGGTCGTCGTCGAGCGCGCCCCGGCCCGCCGCACCGGCGGGTACGTGCTCATCCTGTCCGGCATGGGCCTGGACGCGGCCGAGCGGATGGGGGTGCTGGCCGGGCTGGCGGAGCGCCGCGTCGCCGCCTTCGACCTCGCCTACTTACGCCCGGACGGCCGCCCGCGCTTCACCGTCCCGCGCGCCGCGGTGCGGCGGCTGCTCGGCGACGACGGCTACGCGCTGCTGCGCGGCGACGTCGAGGACGTGCTGCACGAGGCCGCGGCCGGCCACGCCGAGCTGCGCTTCGGCACCACCGTCACCGCCCTGGCGCAGGACGGCGGGGGAGTGGACGTCACGCTCAGCGACGGCACCAGCGAACGGGCCGACCTGGTCGTCGGCGCGGACGGCCTGCACTCGGCGGTGCGCGCCCTCGCCTTCGGGCCCGAGGAGCGCTACCGGCGCGACCTCGGCCACATGGTCGCCGCGGTCGTCCTCGGCGGGCTGCCCGCCGGGGCCCGGCCGGGCGCGTTCACCACGGCCGGCGAGGTCGGGCGCACGTTCACGGTGGCCGACATGGGCGGCGGACGGGCCGCGGCCTTCTTCACCTGGGCCGCCGCCGACCCCGCCGCCGAGCTGGCGGCCGGCGCGGCCCGCTCGCTCGGCCGCGCCTTCCCCGGCGAGCGCTGGGTCGCCACGGAGCTGATCGCGGGCCTGCGCGAGGAGGAGACCTACTTCGACAGCGTCAGCCAGATCGTGATGGACCGCTGGAGCGCCGGCCGGGTCGTGCTGCTCGGCGACGCCGCCTGGTGCGTCACGCTGTTCGCCGGGTACGGCTCGTCGCTGGCCGTGGGCGGCGCGGCCCTGCTCGGCGACGCGCTCGACCGCAGCCCCGGGGACGTCCCGGCCGCCCTGCGGGCCTGGGAGGCCGGGCTCCGCCCCGAGGTGAGCGAACGGCAGCGCAAGGGCAGGGCCAACACCGGCGCGCACGCGCCCCGCAGCAAGCTCGAACTCGCCCTGCGTGACCTGCCCCTGCGGCTGGCCGCCGTCCCCCCGGTGACGAGCCTGCTGAGCCGCCGTCTCGACTTCCGGCGGCACTGATCCGCCGCCGGTCGCCCGAGTGTGCGACTTTTCGCAGGAGAAGTCAATGGACGGGCTGTGCGGCTGCTCAGGAGGCTGCTCTCAGGAGGCCGGCTCTCAGGAGGGCGGCTCTCAGGAGGTCGGCGAGGGCGAGGCGGACGCGGTCGGCGACCTCGAAGGAGAAGGAGCGGGGGTGGCCGGCCCGGAGGGAGCGGGGGTGAGGTTGGCGTAGAAGCCCGTCCTCGGCTTGACCGGCACGATCACCCGCACCGGCGGGGCCCCGGCGAAGGTGAACGTCATCGGCACCGTGCCGCCGCGCACCCCCGTCGCCGTGCCGAGCGGCCGGTCGCCGACGCCGACCGGCTGGAGCGGCTGCACCGTGACGGGCGCGGCGAGCTGCACCTGCCCGCCGCCCTCGGCGGCGATGCTCTGGAGCTGGACCGGCTGGTGGCCGTCGTTGACGATCACCCCGTACAGGGTGGTCTGCGGTGCGGGGGAGGCCGGGTCGGCGCCGCCCAGCAGGAAGACGTTGCGGACGTGGATGGTCTGGCCCACGTCGGCGTTGGCCCCCTCGTTCTGCGGCAGGCGCTGGACGGTGTCGATGCTGGTCTTCGTGCAGCCCGCGGCCAGAGCCGCCAAGGCCACGGCGGTCACGGCAGAGGCGATGGGACGCATCGCTAGGCCCTCCTCTCGGCACCCACTTCCGCACCGCCACTACCCGCGCACGTTCCGTTGAACCCAGCCGGGGCCCCAGGGCCCGCGGCGGCGCGGGCGTCGCAGGACCGCTCGCGGCACGACCACGCGGTGGAGTGCGACGAGGTCACCTGAGCCGCCGGTCGAGGAAGCCGATCACCGCGCGGGCCAGCGCCACCCGGTGGTCGGCCAGGCCGTGGCCGGTGTCGAACAGGTGCTCGTCGAGCAGCGGGCCCGCGTACGCCGCCGCCGGCGGCCGGTGGTGCGTCTCCGGCGGGGCCACCGTGTCGCGGCCGGCGCCGATCAGCAGGACGGGCCGCCCGGCCAGGGCGGGGGCGAGGCCGGTCAGGCGCCAGACGTCGCCCGCCGCCAGCATCTCGGCGACCAGCGCCTCGGCGGTGGTGCCCGCCAGGGGCAGCAGCTCCTCCCGCCACGCCTCGGCGAGCGCGCCGGCGTAGCCGGGATCGGCGCGGCAGGCCGCGGCGGCGGCCCCGAAGTCGAACGCGGCCACCGCGCCCGCCGCGGCCACCGACGGCAGCGCCGCCGCCGTCATGAGCGCCGCGAACCCGCCCGCGCTGTGCCCGACGACCGCCAGCCGGTCCGGGTCCAGGCGGTGCGCGGCGGCGGTCGCGGGGTCGCGCAGCGCCGCCACGGCCGCCGCCGCGTCCTCCAGCAGGTGCGCCCACGCGTACGAGCCGCCCATGCCCCAGGAGCCCCGGTAGTGGAAGACCAGGGTGGCGTAGCCGGCGCGGGCGGCGGCGTGGGCCAGGTCGAAGTTGCGCTCGGTGCCGGGGAAGCCGTGCAGCAGGAGCAGCACCGGGTGCGGGCTCGGCCCGGCGGGGACGTGCAGCACGCCGAGCAGCGGGACCCCGCCGGACGGGAACGTCAGCGGCACGGTGGCCGCGCGCGGGCCCGGCACGTCGATGGGGTCGGTGATGAGGGGGTCCGCCATGGTTGCTCCCGCTAGATGGTACCGATCGGTTCGATGAGGAAGCGTAGCACCCGCCCGCCTCCCGCGAAGCCGCGAAACGTAGCATCTGGGACGTGCCGACGCGCTTCGAGGTCGTGACCCTCGTCCACGCCCCTCCCGGCCTCGTCTTCGACACCTCGCTGTCGGTCGAGGCGCACACCGAGTCCATGGCGGGCGCGCGCGAGCGGGCCGTCGCGGGCGTCACCACCGGCCGGCTCGGCCCCGGCGACCGGGTCACCTGGCGGGCCCGGCACTTCGGGCTCCCCTGGCGGCTGACGTCGGTGATCAGCGGCTACGAGCGGCCCGCGTACTTCATGGACGAGCAGGTCGCGGGCCCGTTCCGGCGCTGGCGGCACGCGCACCACTTCGTCCTCGCGCCCGACGGA includes:
- a CDS encoding NAD(P)H-dependent amine dehydrogenase family protein gives rise to the protein MVSTVIWGTGNVGRAAIRAVEAHPGLELAAVLVHDPAKAGRDAGELSGLGVRLGVPATTDVAAVLAARPRAVVYAASGDVRPDDALADVLRAVRGGAVVVTPSLYALYDQRNAPPELRARVLEAIAEGGGSLFVSGVDPGWGNDVLPLLVSGLGARVDAVRCQEIFDYTAYDQPDSVRYLVGMGQPMDYEPPMIAPTVPSMVWGGQVRLMARALGAELDELREHVERRPLEETVTTPAMGVFEAGTQGALRFEVQGVVEGEPRIVVEHVTRIHPSCAPDWPAPPAGGDGAHRVIIEGSPRIEVTVEATDEDGNRAAGGNATAAGRLVNALDWLAEAEPGLYDALDVPLRPATGRLGRKHP
- a CDS encoding TetR/AcrR family transcriptional regulator; its protein translation is MSPRGVTIPEVRQQLFDAAERVLLREGPSGMSGRAITREAGVATGLLYNHFTDLDAFLAALIVDRAGAATGRLRDLPVRAGSGTVAGNVLAAIDSLLTGNLLALAGLTLARPTVVPRLAQALGDGTLEPDAGERLFTAYLEAEQRLGRLPAEADPASLALALVGAAHQLVLTRGPRSPELGERMRRLVGTLLPAAP
- a CDS encoding FAD-dependent monooxygenase, coding for MRKRVIIIGAGIAGLAAALRLGRDGWEPVVVERAPARRTGGYVLILSGMGLDAAERMGVLAGLAERRVAAFDLAYLRPDGRPRFTVPRAAVRRLLGDDGYALLRGDVEDVLHEAAAGHAELRFGTTVTALAQDGGGVDVTLSDGTSERADLVVGADGLHSAVRALAFGPEERYRRDLGHMVAAVVLGGLPAGARPGAFTTAGEVGRTFTVADMGGGRAAAFFTWAAADPAAELAAGAARSLGRAFPGERWVATELIAGLREEETYFDSVSQIVMDRWSAGRVVLLGDAAWCVTLFAGYGSSLAVGGAALLGDALDRSPGDVPAALRAWEAGLRPEVSERQRKGRANTGAHAPRSKLELALRDLPLRLAAVPPVTSLLSRRLDFRRH
- a CDS encoding alpha/beta hydrolase codes for the protein MADPLITDPIDVPGPRAATVPLTFPSGGVPLLGVLHVPAGPSPHPVLLLLHGFPGTERNFDLAHAAARAGYATLVFHYRGSWGMGGSYAWAHLLEDAAAAVAALRDPATAAAHRLDPDRLAVVGHSAGGFAALMTAAALPSVAAAGAVAAFDFGAAAAACRADPGYAGALAEAWREELLPLAGTTAEALVAEMLAAGDVWRLTGLAPALAGRPVLLIGAGRDTVAPPETHHRPPAAAYAGPLLDEHLFDTGHGLADHRVALARAVIGFLDRRLR
- a CDS encoding SRPBCC family protein, whose protein sequence is MPTRFEVVTLVHAPPGLVFDTSLSVEAHTESMAGARERAVAGVTTGRLGPGDRVTWRARHFGLPWRLTSVISGYERPAYFMDEQVAGPFRRWRHAHHFVLAPDGRGTVMRDVVEFAAPAGPLGTLAEALVLRRYMTRLILRRNAHLKRVTEAAAR